TAAGTCAACTAAGAAGTGCGTCATGTGCGAAGACAACCACGATATAGAGAAGTGCCCTAAATTCCTGGCCCTCTCTATGGACGCCCGCTGGCAGTACGTGACATCTAGGGCACTGTGCTTTTCGTGCATGTCACCTCGGCACCAGATCTTGGAGtgctacaacaaaaaaaaatgtgaacatTGCAAAAGATCACACCACACGACGCTACACGCCGAGCCGAAGCCCGCCGAACCGAACTCTTTGATGCCCGATCCGAAGCCCTCATCAGCCGCCGCTGTCGTCACTCACACTAACGTGCAGCCGACTAGTCACGTTATACTCAAAGTCGCCAGAGTGGTGGTCAGTGGGCCGCTGGGATCGGAGAACATATTAGCGATGCTTGACGGAGGAGCCGGTGTCAGTCTTATGGACGATGATCTCGCATGCCGCCTCGGAGTCTCCGGCCCTGCGACGGACCTACGCCTCACGGGAGCATGCAGGATGCAGGCTGCAGCCAAGGGCTCGCAACGCGTCAGCATCAACGTCCGCGGCGTGAAGGTTGAAGACTCCTACGATATTTTTGTCGATACTGTTAAACATTTAGCCTTGCCTATGTATAAACATGATTTAGGTAGGCTAGGGCGTAACCATGATTTAATAAAAAGATTTTACGACGACTTAGGGACGACTGACGACATTGACGAACGACCGTTACTTCTTTTAGGTACTGACAATGTAGACCTTATTGTCACTAGGGAGCTCTTCTCAGGGCGAAACTGCAGTGACTCACTCTACGTGTGCCTCACTCGCCTGGGACACGTAGTGCATGGCAAAAGTCCTAACATTTTGCCTAATGACGTTGCAGTCCTGCATTTATGCGCCTGTGAGGAGCTCAATTATGCAATAAAACAGTCATTTTCGACCGAGGGATTTGGTGTCAAACCGTATACCGACGTTCCTCGATCGAAAAACGACTTAAAAGCCTTAACCATTTTAGAAAATACGTCAAAATTAGTAGGTGACAGGTGGGAGACAGGCCTTCTTTGGAAGGATGACATACCTGATCTGCCTGACAGCTACAATTTGGCGCTCAAACGTCTTGACGgcattaagaaaaaaatgtctAGACTGCCAGAGTTCGCAAGACGTTATTCGGATAAGGTTAAAGAAAACCttgaaaaatgttatatttcaaaattgaaTGACAGAGACGTAGCTGTCAGGACAGGAAAGACATGGTTTTTACCGCACTTCGCGGTTTTTAATCCTAACAAACCTGACAAGCTGCGAATAGTTCTCGATTGCGCCGCTAGGGTGTCGGGGAAATCGCTCAATGACCACCTTCTAAGCGGGCCTGACTTTTTGACTTCCCTCCCTGGGGTACTGCTCGCCTTCCGCTGCCACAAGGTGGCAGTAGTGGGTGACATTCAAGAGATGTTCCACAGGGTGCTAATCAGGGAAGAGGACAGACAAGCACAGCGACTTCTATGGGTCGATGGTGAGTACGTCATGAACGTCATGACGTTTGGCGCCATATGTTCACCGGCATCGGCTCAATACGTAAAAAACCAAAATGCTCGTCGCTTTGAAGACTCTCATCCAAAAGCCGTAGACGCGATAATCAATCACCACTACGTCGATGACTATATCCACTCCATTGAAACCATAGACGAGGCGATCAACACAGTGGATGACGTACTACGGATACATGCATCCGGAGGCTTCAACATGCGAAACCTTATGTCAAATTCGAAGGAGCTACTGCGACACCTGCCAGAAGATAAGCTTGCACCTGGAGGAGTGAAATTCTTGGCGGACAACAAAGAAGAGCAACTCGAACGAGTCCTAGGCGTTAACTGGGACCCTGAAGCAGACACCTTTGCTTTCAGCATGAAGTTCCACAGCGTCAGCCAAGATCTTCAGTCTGGAACGAAGCGCCCAAGCAAGCGAGAAGTGCTCCGCCTCATTATGAGCGTCTTTGACCCTTTAGGGTTTCTCCTACCGACCACCATCAAGGGAAGACTGATCCTTCAGGACGTCTGGAGAGATGCCATTGGCTGGGACGACGAGATCGGGTCTAGCCATTATGACCGATGGAAGACCTGGCTAAACAAGCTCGAACAAGCGAAGAGTACGAGGATCCCAAGATGGCTGATGACTGAAGATTCCGCCATGGGAGAGCAGGTACAGCTTCATATCTTTTGTGACGCCAGCTCCCGAGCATTCTCGACCGTCGCTTACCTACGATTGCCATTGCTTAAAGGTAAATGGCACCTAGCCTTTGTGATGTCCCGAGGACGCATAGCTCCACTCAAGACCCTCAGCATCCCTCGACTCGAACTTCAAGCTGCTGTCATGGGTGCTCGTCTCTCCCGCGTTTTGAGGGAGTACATTAAATTTGACGGACCTACGACGTTCTGGACCGACTCGAAGACTGTTGTCGCCTGGCTGAAGTCTGACACGGGGCGTTTCAAGCCTTTCGTCGCGCATCGCGTTGCCGAAGTCACCGAGCTGACAGACTTCCGTGACTGGAGGTGGGTGCCGACGGACCTCAACCCTGCCGACGACGCAACGCGCGATGAAGACGCCATCGATCGCTCGAGATGGCTGAACGGACCCGACTTCCTGAAACAGCCCGAAGAGACCTGGCCCAAACCTGACACTGAAGCATCTTTGGACCCCGACGACGTTGAGGTCAAGGCCGTGTGCTTAATAAACAGACATTGCGGACGTGCTCTCCCAGACATCAGACGGTTCTCCAAATATTGGAGATTCGTGAGGTCTGTAGCCTGGCTTCTCAGGTACGTGAGGAACGCCAGACAACAGCAACTAGGCTCTATACAAGCCGGCGAACTGACTGCGCAGGAGCTCGACAATGCTGAACGACTGTGTGCCGTTGACTCCCAAGAGAGAACCTTTGCCGAAGAAATCTCCACGCTACGACGGTCTAACACGGTGAGCAACAAAAGCTGCCTTCGGCAGCTGACCCCGTATTTAGACTCTGATGGTCTCCTACGTGCCCGTGGTAGGACCGAATCCGCGGTAAGCCTGACTGCAGAAGCCAAACGCCCAATCATCTTGCACCCGAAAGATGAGTTTACGCGACTGCTGGTCCGCCAGCAACATCTTGACCAAGCGCACGTGAACCGAGAAGAAGCTCACCTCAACCTAAGACGCAAGTGGTGGATAGTCAGCGGGAGGAATGCTGTGAAAACCGCCTGGAACGACTGCCAGGTCTGCAAGAATGCTCGTGTCAAGCCGTCTCCCCCACTAATGGGGCAGCTGCCGGACATGAGAGTCACGCCAACAGGCCGTGCCTTCACTCATACTGGACTCGATTACTTCGGGCCGATGACTGTGAAGATTGGACGCCGCCAAGAGAAACGCTACGGTGCCCTGTTCACTTGCATGACAGTCAGAGCCATTCACATAGAGCTCGCGAGCGACCTGACAACGACGAGCGCCCTAATGGCTCTGCGACGTTTTATCGCCAGACGTGGATGCCCGAAAACAATATGGAGCGACAATGCGACCACCTTCAGGGGAGCTGACCGCGAACTCACGCAAGCCGTACGAGCCATCGACCGAGACGAGCTTACCCGCTTCAGTAGCCCTCGGCAGATAGAATGGAGATTTATTGCTCCTGTAGCTCCGCACATGGGAGGCTGCTGGGAGCGAATGGTCAGAGCCGTGAAGACTGCGCTGAAAGCCACCCTCAATACCAGGATCCCCAGGGAGGACACCCTCACCACTCTGCTGGCTGAGGCGGAAGCAATCGTGAACGGCAGGCCGCTTACCTACGTCCCCCTAGATCACAATGACGACTTACCACTTACGCCTAATGACTTCCTAATGCCGATGACAGACCGGACAGGAATGACTGCAACTTCCGGAACCTTCAACGACGGGGACCTCCTGCGGCGGTCGTGGCGAGAGTCTCAGAGGCTGGCTGACTTACTGTGGAAGCGCTGGGTGAAGGAGTATTTACCCACCTTGACAAGGCGCGAAAAGTGGTACCAGTCCTCAACCCCCCTCGCTGAAGGTGACATAGTCGTCATAGCCGACAGCCAGTCACCTCGCAACCTGTGGCCGCGAGGAAGAGTAGTGAAGACTTACCCAGGACGTGACGGACAGGTCCGAGTGGCAGACGTCCAAACCGGTCATGGACTGTACCAGCGACCGGTGACTAAACTATGTAGACTTGACGTGAGACCGACGCAGGATTGAACTGACTGCCCTGACTGACTTAAGCGACGACTTAACCTGACTTTATTTGACTCGACAAGGTCAGACCCGGCCTGACATGGCCTGACGTGGTCTGACCCGGCCTGACGACTTGACACGGCCTGACATGGCCTGACTTGACTCGACAAGGTCAGACCCGGCCTGACACGACCTGACATGGTCTGACACGGCTTGACGACTTGACACGGCCTGACACGGCCTAACTTGACACAGCCCGACTCGACTAAGTCACGGTGGTGGGAGGCCCCTCTGCCCTTGAGTATTGGCAGACGTCCAATACTGGAGGTGGGgatgtcggggcttctaacctccgtggcgacctgacatagaccgactgactgactggctgactaacatacatattatttggaatattggaacgaccgacatctaaattcaaaattagacatgacagccaacaagaccagttgacgactagttctcGACAGATAGCGGACGACGACAGACgctacaaatactaaataaaagtaataatgttcaaaatataagctaataataataatccttACAAAATACAGTTTCTATGGCCAATGCGGTTTTCATTATCAGGACAccttaatatgtataatatcagTAAATCATAATTATTGTCCCCGAAAACTACGTAGGTGCATGATAAATTTTAGATCGTTTATTTTTTTGCGTTGTAAAATGTACGGAGTCGAAAACttgaattttgaaactttcaggtcctgtattattgcattatttcaatatattattttaatatccacattattgtgatgaATGGCTCATTTGCTATAACTATTTTACTAGAttctgttataaaattcaacacgtgtcatcatccctatagTTATTTATAGTAGACTGTAACTTGGCTCGACTCCAAGGGTATCATTAACCCCTTACagcatgtaataaaaaatatttgttggtatttgaactttaatagttGTCAATAATTGAATAACATATCCGCCATAATATAGGGCTTGGTATGCAGTAAAGGATTAAAGTATTCTGGAGGAAAAATATTATACGACTGTATCTAATTTCTTGCAAGATTCTGAAGCGAAAGTCAAATGTCTTATTTTTGGGCTTCTACTGCCTATCGATATTGCAATGGTCAATCAAGGATTTGTCAGTATTGAGTGTACTACtgcatattttatgaaaaagaaCTGTACATGTACATGATGTACAGCCACGCGGCGCCGCAGGCAAACCCCCTGTGTAATGCAATACTGTAAGTAAAACTgtatagataagataagataagataagataagataagataagataagataagataagataagataagataatctttattAGTACAATACAGGTACAcgtcaaatacaattttgtacaataaacatagaGATGATACAATTATAGAGTATTTCGACAGAAATATACACAACATTGTAATGTTATCAATTCATAATAGTATTAAATGAAATCAATGCCAAACCCTAAAAGCAGGTATATCATTTTTGTTCGTTATAAGCATACATGTCACTAATGGCTCAAAAAGAATAGAGTAACATATAAAGcttaatacctaagtataacaACCCTTGACGAGTCGGGGTCGGGGCTTAACATCATTCAGAGGTGTTTGTTTTAGTGATGGGCAATTATACAAATGCCGATTTTTATCGAAATCGAGCTcgttttacaaacttttatttagtttcccgTTGTCTGTGTGTGCGGCTGTAAACAGATCGATAcgaatctgtcagtgtcaaaagtgacatttttggttgaagaaatgtcagaTCGGTAtagtatcgctgtgacatcttataagcattgttcgaatacggTCGTCAGTGTCTAAGACttgattaattatgaaaaacagtatgaaattaaaaactaatacCATGAAAAAACCCATAcgatttgtttgtttattttgagCGGCACGTGAATCTGTTTGTTTCGTCTGGCGAAACGGTTACGGCCGTCGAGAATCAGAGCGCGAACGGACACGGGCGCGGCGAGCGGCGAGCGACGCGACGAGCATGCGCGGCGAGCATGCTGGATGGAACAACTTTACTGTTTCCACACATTCGAAGAGAAAACACACAACTGTGAAAACACGCTTGCTTGTCGCCAGTTGTTGGTTATATATAGCCACAATGAAGTCCGCGGGCCCACCGACACATGCCTTTACCCACTGCCTTTACTCAGTGGCCCGAGTTTTTGTCTAACACTAAATAAAGCATCACGAAACGAGTGTCGTCCGTCCATGAGGACCGTGTGTCTCAGCCGCGATCAAGTCCAAGGGCCCTCCAACATTGCAGCACTGTCCTTACCCACTGGCACACAGCcctgtgtttttttatttctagaACTAGATAAAGCATCACACGCGACCATATGGCCGAGTCACGATCAAGTCCAAAGCCCTGTCACTACTCTTATTCACTGCCACTAAGTAAGTCCCGTGTTTTTGTCTAGCACTAAATAAAGCATCACTAAGTGCCGTGTTTTTGTCTAGCACTAAATAAAGCATCACTAAGTCCCGTGTTTTGGTCTAGCACTAAATAAAGCATCACTAAGTCCCGTGTTTTTGTCTAGCACTAAATAAAGCATCACTAAGTCCCGTGTTTTTGTCTAGCACTAAATAAAGCATCACGAGTGTTGTCCGTCTGTGAGCGCCGTGTGTCTCTCTCTTACTCACTGCCCCTCAGTCGTGTTTTTGTGTAGCACCCGGTGACACCTCTAGTAGTCAAGGCCAAGGTGAAtatttaaaaagcttttatggTAAACATCGTGATCACAatatacagtcgaaggcaaataTATCGCTCCAGACAAGTGGCTCAAAAAAAtttgaacacgactttattttgTAAGGCgcaagagcgtacacatatttttgaaactttgggaatgtatatatatttatgcccttgactgtacataggtCACTAGATGAGTTTTGCTATAGACAAATATTTAACACAGAGGAGGCATATCActtattaaaactatatttccgTAAACAATGTTTGGCGGGAAacatttactttctttttaaatgtacttattaaaaaatagatTTATCCTTTGTATGAAATGATAATATTGTATAGAATATTCGTGTCGTCTCTATCCCACGCCGACATTATCAAAGTTTAAATCTAGTTTTTTAtaagcaaatttaaaaagaaaaaaaaaaattccgcCAAACACTGTCTAGGGAAAtatttgtttcatatttgtctattgcaaaacttatctagtgACATATGTAATAAAGTGTATTCGGGTGCTTTCAACTGTCGGGTGATTATGGGTGATTTTAGGAATGACCCGCCATTCTGACTTGATTCGAAACTACCCGAATGACTTTTTGCTGTTGAAAAATAATGACAAAAATAATGCTGTATAACCGTCAAATATTCATTGAGGAATTGTAAAAATAGTTCATAACCATATCACATTGTAAAAATAGTTCATAACCATATCAAATTGTCAAAATAGTTCACAATCATATCAAATTGTCAAAATAGTTCATAACCATATCACATTGTAAAAATAGTTCATAACCATATCAAATTGTCAAAATAGTTCACAATCATATCAAATTGTCAAAATAGTTCATAACCacatcaaattgttaaatctatAGGTAAATCTGGGTCCGGGTAGCAAATTTATTTACTAATGAATATTTTGCTCACCCTTTCGTTTCTTTACGAAGTCGGTATTGATTTTGTTTTCTCGACATTATTCTGGTGACTTTACCTgtaagaaaacaaaaataaacattaaaaatacgAGTACAATATCTACAATCCAGAAAATAGGAAATTGGCAACTGAAAGTAAAAGGCGAGAAGTAGGtatgtacaattattattttacctagAAACTCTAACAGTGGATGTTTAATATACCTTAGTATCAAAATTActagtttagtattaatttgTTAACAGATCTGTAACCTAGCTAAAACCTATTAAGTCTGCagaaagctcggccgaattttaccttcccatacaaacggagtttcgttctcattttaaaactacgtgttgaattgtaatgaaactttgcacatacaatgacatgaggtatatctatgcctgcaATTAGTTTAAATAACTCCATGTTAATTATGTATACttacatagataaatacatacttagatactcaggaatttattatacataaaaaTCCATTGATTTGCCATTGAAGGCAATtgccttaccgggattcgaaccctcCAGTTACATAATCAAGGTTACTACCGACTGGGCTAAGTTGCCgttaaaactgcaaaaaatattgcaaaccTAATTCGCATACAATTTTGAATCATAGCGgcactttttaaatgttacctttttaatt
The Cydia strobilella chromosome Z, ilCydStro3.1, whole genome shotgun sequence genome window above contains:
- the LOC134754671 gene encoding uncharacterized protein LOC134754671, with product METRSKKKVLDPPDREPSPRAGTSTRAPSPRSARGSRVPSPRDTHNSRVPSPRSARNSRAPSPLPVRRGSRTHSPLLGRNSRAPSPLPARGSRAHSPLLGRISRAHSPLLGRTSRAPSRMFSAISRTPSPRPALRAPSPAPSHSSTAWSTASHRRRQTARDDAADRVQELRREAEYLELKARLLKEQMRQDSAPTTTIERTLTKLLARQSVKELPPFSGDVLEWPIFYSQFKTTTQLCKYSEEENIARLMKSLKGKARDAVSALLVSATGLDKIISTLKLRFGRQDHLIEVMLSKIRAINNIRHDDVNGLIDYATSVQNIVAAMTLTDETGHLTNITLIREIISKLPSILQYQWSFYVYDRYYDRVTMQTLADWLMKTANAATHIAPIVSKSVEKPSRTFEPSARYASPRSKLALTTKQPMTSRPAVFTVNKNNSKSTKKCVMCEDNHDIEKCPKFLALSMDARWQYVTSRALCFSCMSPRHQILECYNKKKCEHCKRSHHTTLHAEPKPAEPNSLMPDPKPSSAAAVVTHTNVQPTSHVILKVARVVVSGPLGSENILAMLDGGAGVSLMDDDLACRLGVSGPATDLRLTGACRMQAAAKGSQRVSINVRGVKVEDSYDIFVDTVKHLALPMYKHDLGRLGRNHDLIKRFYDDLGTTDDIDERPLLLLGTDNVDLIVTRELFSGRNCSDSLYVCLTRLGHVVHGKSPNILPNDVAVLHLCACEELNYAIKQSFSTEGFGVKPYTDVPRSKNDLKALTILENTSKLVGDRWETGLLWKDDIPDLPDSYNLALKRLDGIKKKMSRLPEFARRYSDKVKENLEKCYISKLNDRDVAVRTGKTWFLPHFAVFNPNKPDKLRIVLDCAARVSGKSLNDHLLSGPDFLTSLPGVLLAFRCHKVAVVGDIQEMFHRVLIREEDRQAQRLLWVDGEYVMNVMTFGAICSPASAQYVKNQNARRFEDSHPKAVDAIINHHYVDDYIHSIETIDEAINTVDDVLRIHASGGFNMRNLMSNSKELLRHLPEDKLAPGGVKFLADNKEEQLERVLGVNWDPEADTFAFSMKFHSVSQDLQSGTKRPSKREVLRLIMSVFDPLGFLLPTTIKGRLILQDVWRDAIGWDDEIGSSHYDRWKTWLNKLEQAKSTRIPRWLMTEDSAMGEQVQLHIFCDASSRAFSTVAYLRLPLLKGKWHLAFVMSRGRIAPLKTLSIPRLELQAAVMGARLSRVLREYIKFDGPTTFWTDSKTVVAWLKSDTGRFKPFVAHRVAEVTELTDFRDWRWVPTDLNPADDATRDEDAIDRSRWLNGPDFLKQPEETWPKPDTEASLDPDDVEVKAVCLINRHCGRALPDIRRFSKYWRFVRSVAWLLRYVRNARQQQLGSIQAGELTAQELDNAERLCAVDSQERTFAEEISTLRRSNTVSNKSCLRQLTPYLDSDGLLRARGRTESAVSLTAEAKRPIILHPKDEFTRLLVRQQHLDQAHVNREEAHLNLRRKWWIVSGRNAVKTAWNDCQVCKNARVKPSPPLMGQLPDMRVTPTGRAFTHTGLDYFGPMTVKIGRRQEKRYGALFTCMTVRAIHIELASDLTTTSALMALRRFIARRGCPKTIWSDNATTFRGADRELTQAVRAIDRDELTRFSSPRQIEWRFIAPVAPHMGGCWERMVRAVKTALKATLNTRIPREDTLTTLLAEAEAIVNGRPLTYVPLDHNDDLPLTPNDFLMPMTDRTGMTATSGTFNDGDLLRRSWRESQRLADLLWKRWVKEYLPTLTRREKWYQSSTPLAEGDIVVIADSQSPRNLWPRGRVVKTYPGRDGQVRVADVQTGHGLYQRPVTKLCRLDVRPTQD